The Miscanthus floridulus cultivar M001 chromosome 17, ASM1932011v1, whole genome shotgun sequence genome has a window encoding:
- the LOC136518774 gene encoding LOW QUALITY PROTEIN: chromatin modification-related protein EAF1 B-like (The sequence of the model RefSeq protein was modified relative to this genomic sequence to represent the inferred CDS: deleted 1 base in 1 codon) — MVNAEPCSMGGIMDYGVGVGTKSSPRSMAIEKAQEELRQESDVRDERRRELEFLEKGGNPLDFNFVHLETVSVHSASLTNQIEAQTVISDAKRSFSASPLGDSVESTDKPGGSLCREINTADNLMLLGGGNNDIAEEKVVKRGTKRLNAAQPKQSLPSDGHKNVKKPAASGLSRLGVKSQAYVRRNRSKPSRESGNVTSIRSSTISAKVYEPKDDKVVAQKNNAGDDGVLSVSSVKQSGSNHDNAPKNTSSDYQAAMELDGIQTILESECVVNDEVNEAGNNSKAKDLSSNDANHDHLLVGCDEIAAEVASAETPDTNLKVVIRPCYSSASTYDEKESCAVDEKADDGHLDECMAHIHEGELDNNRTVPACVVEASISHKDVVGPSCEGTVNIIDEHADGDINLVAGKIDSHEDLDNSRHSNMVLKGSGISVDFSRPTSLKESSDLVQPEASNIPHVKDEMEVCNSAIVAQKDTECLSSGRSMNIEESPVLVRKNSYVGNSNSAHPISVGIKLPDALSSPKNDESNVESEIKKSEENLNKMEKKAYEDSILKNARVIGVNIKKADQRSPCNIALEKRRKSHWDFVLEEMAWMANDFMQERLWKNVAAAQVCHWIASDGCAKFEEASILKKQKAVIKIIAKAIMSFWRSAEALQTADRTAKMMQHNSTMLEETDPSGIKSGKEQGHNSLEAKESSQQRSQIHDYAVRFLEYNSRTADFHVLPEAPPTPDRLNDFGILKVSDHLSEESLFYTVAPGAVLAYRESLESLFVYHKEAGNAELNDDYEASVCDSVAVCSDLPQENAYEEDEGETCTYLSPKAYDGFLSNMVHKKKHVMPQRISIARPYEIGTYVPYEPCMESKSRNQPLLSNGKRPTSFLAIPPKRTRTAARQRVVSPFHAGASGPPQVTSKTDVSSGDTNSYQEDQSSLHGGSLAWRNTDFESTVDSDRQLPYDAGEMCTKAIKKKKMKNSGYKIAQNAAHSYVPTSIKLQGRTYDPRMQVDLVNKYEQKEYLKKRADVHQYDSNGNSVAYGGQHASKKLKMGKQGIDISQEASPVASQMSNMANPARFIKFIANRDRGRKCKALKMTSSGGWSSFEDQALVVLVHDMGENWELVSDAINSIVQFKCVHRQPKECKERHKVLVDRSSGDCGDSADDSGSSQHYHNTLPGIPKGSARQLFERLQGPFDEENLKAHFEKIIVLMQQGHARHRQGNRQELKPIMQPHGSHVIALSQACLNKISGGTLTPLDLCDVTSPNLDSITPGSVYPGSHTNGITLPNHQGSVGPSTPTSNLNSRLPVSPAMVLGSNSPSPSTLNSPRDAQKYGVPRPTSLQGDEQPKIQYNQMVNGRNLHQPGVSAPGTIPSGVDCGAGARMMPSAPRMGMVAGLNRGMPGARAGFPRISSPAMLNAVPSGNLLPNSGQGVLSAVSVHPGAISGPGNSISRPRDPMQTFRPGQGMEEHRQMSEFDMPVSQGSGQATVQFSSMNPSLLSSSPVQQPQRPHQMSQSLHMFGNPHHSQIQGTNSSSQQQAYAVHLAKERQMQQHMAPQQHSDLSGASAVPNVQNSTQILQHNQASSANPVPCSKPQHQRQQAAQNLPDSSSSPNQPATTTQQKQKKQQGQQQSRQNQSQRNHGSQQAKLMKSLGRGNMMPQTPIDSTPSNAACTLSKNHVSEKLVQHGQGLFPANTAPTPSMPQPGNQPRLVTSLPQSPKVADLGNQGLMQGSSSQTLLALQQPPHHSKSPLTTQLQQRQINPSQNSIERAMGQQNHQMNSDCRIDLHVGQVRHNQMVTTSMPQSADSCSPVLASVNQQKREASLNQTSATSSSNLLSSPQDTSFGYETLLPSSSQDMLQRQVSGGFPIQAHGVGGRWNQQAREQLQSQHQQRPVVQGSVYAPPNSGPG, encoded by the exons atGGTGAATGCGGAGCCGTGCTCAATGGGTGGAATTATGGATTATGGTGTTGGTGTCGGCACCAAATCTTCACCACGCAGTATGGCCATTGAGAAAGCTCAGGAGGAGCTCAGGCAGGAGTCTGATGTTCGCGACGAGCGTAGGAGAGAGTTGGAATTTCTAGAGAAA GGAGGCAACCCATTGGATTTCAATTTTGTACATCTAGAAACAGTCAGTGTACACTCCGCTTCTCTCACAAATCAAATAGAAGCACAAACTGTGATAAG TGACGCTAAACGTAGTTTTTCTGCATCACCTCTTGGAGATTCAGTCGAGAGTACCGACAAACCAGGAGGTTCACTGTGCCGCGAAATCAACACAGCAGACAATCTTATGCTTTTGGGTGGAGGTAACAACGACATTGCTGAAGAAAAGGTTGTAAAAAGAGGAACCAAAAGATTAAATGCAGCCCAACCCAAGCAGTCATTGCCCAGTGATGGTCACAAAAATGTGAAAAAGCCTGCTGCTTCTGGTTTGTCACGCCTTGGTGTCAAAAGCCAGGCATATGTTCGGCGCAATAGGTCAAAGCCAAGTAGGGAGAGTGGGAATGTCACATCTATTAGATCTTCTACGATCTCTGCTAAAGTCTATGAGCCAAAAGATGATAAGGTTGTAGCACAAAAAAACAATGCAGGTGATGATGGTGTATTGTCCGTTTCTAGTGTAAAACAGTCTGGATCTAACCATGACAATGCACCAAAGAATACATCTTCTGATTACCAGGCAGCAATGGAGCTGGATGGGATTCAAACCATTCTTGAAAGTGAATGTGTTGTGAATGACGAAGTAAACGAAGCTGGCAATAATAGCAAAGCTAAAGATTTGTCATCAAATGACGCAAATCATGACCATCTCCTTGTTGGGTGTGATGAGATTGCTGCTGAAGTTGCATCTGCAGAAACCCCTGATACCAATTTAAAAGTTGTTATAAGGCCATGCTATTCTAGTGCATCTACATATGATGAGAAAGAGTCATGC GCTGTCGACGAAAAGGCTGATGATGGACACCTGGATGAATGTATGGCCCATATCCATGAAGGGGAACTTGATAACAACAGGACAGTTCCTGCTTGTGTTGTAGAAGCTTCTATTTCACACAAAGATGTAGTGGGCCCATCTTGCGAAGGCACCGTGAATATTATTGATGAGCATGCAGATGGGGACATCAATCTTGTTGCAGGGAAGATTGATTCTCATGAAGACCTAGATAATAGTAGACATTCTAACATGGTTCTCAAAGGAAGTGGCATATCCGTAGATTTCAGTAGGCCTACTTCTTTGAAGGAAAGTTCCGATCTTGTACAACCTGAAGCCAGTAATATTCCTCATGTGAAAGATGAAATGGAAGTTTGTAACAGTGCAATAGTTGCACAGAAAGACACAGAGTGCTTGTCTTCTGGCCGCAGCATGAACATTGAGGAAAGTCCAGTTTTGGTTAGGAAAAATAGCTATGTTGGGAATTCAAACTCTGCACATCCTATTTCTGTAGGCATTAAGTTGCCTGATGCCTTGTCTTCACCAAAAAATGATGAATCTAATGTGGAGAGTGAGATTAAAAAATCTGAGGAGAACTTGAATAAGATGGAAAAGAAGGCTTATGAAGATTCTATTCTTAAAAACGCTCGTGTTATAGGG GTAAATATTAAAAAGGCTGATCAACGATCTCCCTGTAACATTGCTTTAGAGAAGAGGAGAAAGAGCCACTGGGATTTTGTTCTTGAGGAGATGGCATGGATGGCTAATGATTTCATGCAG GAACGACTTTGGAAAAATGTGGCTGCAGCTCAGGTGTGCCATTGGATTGCATCTGATGGTTGTGCCAAGTTTGAAGAAGCAAGCATTCTGAAAAAGCAGAAAGCTGTTATAAAAATCATTGCAAAGGCTATCATGAGTTTCTGGCGTTCAGCTGAGGCTTTACAGACTGCTGACAGGACAGCTAAAATGATGCAACACAATTCAACTATGCTGGAGGAGACAGATCCTTCTGGAATCAAATCTGGAAAAGAACAG GGTCACAACTCACTGGAAGCCAAAGAATCCAGCCAGCAACGGTCACAGATTCATGATTACGCAGTTCGATTTCTTGAATATAACAGTAGAACAGCTGATTTTCATGTGTTGCCTGAAGCCCCACCAACTCCTGACAGgctgaatgactttggaatcttGAAAGTGTCTGATCATCTCTCAGAA GAAAGTCTCTTCTATACAGTAGCACCTGGGGCAGTGCTGGCATACAGGGAGTCTCTGGAATCTCTTTTCGTGTATCACAAG GAAGCTGGCAATGCTGAGCTCAACGATGACTATGAAGCATCTGTGTGTGATTCTGTTGCAG TTTGTTCAGATTTGCCCCAGGAGAATGCATATGAGGAGGATGAAGGTGAGACGTGTACTTATCTTTCTCCTAAAGCATATGATGGTTTCCTATCGAATATGGTACACAAGAAGAAACACGTAATGCCTCAAAGGATTAGCATTGCAAGGCCATATGAAATTGGTACCTATGTGCCTTATGAACCATGCATGGAAAGCAAGTCAAGGAACCAACCATTGTTATCGAATGGCAAAAGACCTACTTCTTTCCTTGCAATTCCTCCGAAGCGCACCCGCACAGCTGCCAGGCAACGAGTTGTAAGCCCGTTTCATGCTGGTGCTAGTGGACCACCCCAAGTCACAAGTAAGACAGATGTTTCAAGTGGTGACACAAACTCCTACCAAGAGGATCAAAGTTCGTTGCATGGAGGGTCTTTGGCATGGAGGAACACAGATTTTGAATCTACAGTTGATTCTGATAGACAACTGCCTTATGATGCTGGCGAAATGTGCACTAAAGccatcaagaagaaaaagatgaagaacTCAGGATACAAAATTGCTCAAAATGCAGCCCATTCATATGTTCCAACTTCCATAAAG TTGCAGGGCCGTACTTATGATCCAAGAATGCAAGTTGACTTGGTTAATAAATATGAGCAG AAGGAATATCTCAAGAAGAGAGCAGATGTCCACCAATATGATTCAAATGGAAACAGTG TTGCATATGGTGGTCAACATGCTTCTAAGAAGCTTAAAATGGGGAAGCAAGGGATAGATATTTCACAAGAAGCTTCTCCTGTTGCGTCACAGATGAGCAACATGGCAAATCCTGCTAGATTTATAAAGTTCATTGCTAATAGGGATCGTGGGAGAAAATGCAAAGCACTAAAG ATGACATCTTCTGGTGGATGGTCAAGCTTCGAGGATCAG GCACTTGTTGTCCTTGTCCATGATATGGGTGAAAACTGGGAACTAGTTAGTGATGCAATCAACAGCATCGTGCAGTTCAAG TGTGTACATAGGCAGCCTAAAGAGTGCAAGGAGCGCCACAAGGTTCTTGTGGATAGAAGCTCTGGTGATTGTGGTGACAGTGCAGATGACTCCGGTTCATCTCAGCATTACCATAATACATTGCCGGGCATTCCAAAG GGCAGCGCAAGGCAATTATTTGAGCGACTTCAAGGACCATTTGACGAAGAGAATCTTAAGGCACATTTTGAAAAAATTATAGTACTCATGCAACAAGGGCATGCCAGACATAGACAG GGCAATCGCCAGGAGCTCAAGCCAATCATGCAGCCACATGGTTCCCATGTTATCGCACTTTCACAAGCATGTCTGAACAAAATTTCTGGGGGCACTTTGAC GCCCCTTGATCTCTGTGATGTAACAAGTCCAAATCTTGATTCAATTACACCTGGCAGTGTGTACCCAGGTTCTCATACAAATGGGATAACACTGCCGAACCATCAGGGTTCTGTTGGTCCTTCTACTCCTACTTCAAATCTGAATTCCAGGTTACCAGTTTCTCCTGCTATGGTTTTGGGCAGCAATTCACCATCACCTTCAACATTGAATAGTCCTAG GGATGCTCAGAAATATGGTGTTCCCAGACCTACCTCTTTACAGGGTGACGAACAACCAAAGATTCAATATAATCAGATGGTCAATGGCAGAAATCTTCATCAGCCTGGAGTTTCTGCTCCTGGAACTATTCCTTCCGGGGTTGATTGTGGTGCAGGTGCCCGTATGATGCCTTCTGCCCCTCGTATGGGAATGGTGGCAGGACTAAATCGAGGTATGCCTGGTGCCAGGGCAGGCTTTCCAAGGATTAGTTCACCAGCAATGCTAAATGCAGTTCCGTCTGGAAATCTGTTGCCCAACAGTGGGCAAGGTGTGCTCAGTGCAGTAAGTGTCCATCCTGGAGCCATATCTGGTCCTGGCAATTCAATCTCGAGGCCACGTGATCCTATGCAAACATTTCGT CCTGGTCAGGGTATGGAAGAGCATAGGCAGATGTCAGAGTTCGACATGCCAGTTTCACAGGGAAGTGGCCAAGCCACTGTCCAGTTTAGCAGCATGAATCCATCATTGTTGAGTTCTTCACCTGTTCAGCAACCCCAACGGCCACATCAGATGTCACAGTCGTTACACATGTTTGGGAATCCACACCATTCTCAGATCCAGGGAACTAATTCAAGCTCACAACAGCAGGCATATGCTGTGCACTTGGCTAAAGAAAGACAAATGCAACAACATATGGCACCTCAACAGCATAGTGATCTTTCTGGAGCTAGTGCAGTACCCAATGTGCAGAATAGTACTCAAATATTGCAGCATAACCAAGCCTCATCTGCCAATCCAGTCCCTTGTTCAAAACCACAACATCAGCGACAGCAAGCGGCACAAAATCTGCCGGATAGCTCTTCATCTCCCAACCAACCTGCCACTACTACACAACAGAAGCAGAAGAAACAACAGGGACAACAGCAGTCTAGACAAAATCAGTCACAAAGGAACCATGGTAGTCAACAAGCTAAGCTTATGAAGAGCTTAGGACGAGGAAACATGATGCCCCAGACTCCAATTGACAGCACACCATCCAATGCTGCTTGTACTCTGTCAAAGAACCATGTGTCTGAAAAACTGGTGCAACATGGCCAAGGACTTTTCCCTGCTAATACAGCACCAACACCGTCAATGCCTCAACCTGGGAATCAACCTAGGCTAGTCACTTCATTGCCTCAGTCACCAAAGGTGGCAGACCTTGGTAACCAAGGCTTAATGCAGGGTTCTTCAAGTCAGACCCTGTTAGCTTTGCAACAACCTCCACATCATTCCAAATCGCCATTGACCACTCAACTGCAGCAGCGGCAGATTAATCCATCACAGAACAGCATTGAGAGAGCAATGGGGCAACAGAACCACCAAATGAACTCTGACTGTAGGATAGACTTGCATGTTGGTCAGGTCCGACACAATCAGATGGTTACAACATCCATGCCACAAAGTGCAGATTCGTGCAGCCCTGTACTGGCATCTGTGAACCAGCAGAAGCGTGAGGCATCACTCAATCAGACTTCAGCTACCTCATCGTCTAATCTGCTTAGCTCTCCTCAAGATACTTCTTTTGGGTACGAAACGTTGTTGCCATCATCTAGCCAAGACATGCTGCAAAGGCAAGTTTCAGGTGGCTTCCCTATACAGGCTCATGGTGTTGGTGGCCGGTGGAACCAACAAGCCAGAGAGCAATTGCAGTCTCAGCATCAGCAGAGACCAGTTGTTCAAGGCAGTGTATATGCTCCTCCAAATTCTGGGCCTGGCTGA
- the LOC136516160 gene encoding uncharacterized protein, with product MPGSIHISATQPPVITPLFLQVAVGKREYSGNIEQDDLSFPVTSLRESMVIMLYNADKELISKSELKTKAIVESGTMDAVFTLDSGGKIILQVQFLLNDAWEDQCL from the exons ATGCCTGGAAGCATCCACATATCAG CCACTCAACCACCAGTCATCACCCCTCTGTTCTTGCAAG TCGCTGTGGGCAAAAGAGAATACAGTGGGAACATAGAACAAGATGATTTATCTTT CCCTGTTACATCACTTCGGGAGAGTATGGTAATAATGCTGTACAATGCAGACAAGGAATTGATATCGAAATCAG AGCTGAAGACAAAAGCAATTGTGGAGTCAGGAACTATGGATGCAGTATTTACTCTTGATAGTGGAGGGAAAATAATTCTTCAGGTTCAGTTCTTACTCAATGATGCTTGGGAAGATCAATGCTtataa
- the LOC136517562 gene encoding uncharacterized protein, with amino-acid sequence MAAHGKPKPAGPPQPPPPPPPPPEARKGFMRRMLPFLLAANLFVGAYVLVRSYKKDSGKDSTTDPATASAATSGKPAEPVSVPRKELPPIPEDDQRKLYKWMLEEKRKIKPHNAAEKKKLDEEKALLKEFIRAGSLPSL; translated from the exons ATGGCCGCCCACGGCAAGCCCAAGCCCGCCGGACCGCCCCAGCCCCCGCccccacctccgccgccgcccgagGCGAGGAAGGGCTTCATGCGCCGCATGCTCCCTTTCCTCCTAGCCGCCAACCTCTTTGTCGGAG CTTATGTACTCGTGCGGAGCTACAAAAAGGACTCAGGAAAGGACTCAACCACTGATCCTGCTACTGCATCTGCTGCAACTTCTGGGAAGCCTGCCGAACCAGTCTCTGTGCCCAGAAAGGAGCTCCCACCAATCCCTGAAGATGACCAGCGCAAGCTCTACAAATGGATGCTGGAAGAGAAGCGGAAGATCAAGCCACACAATGCTGCCGAGAAGAAGAAACTTGATGAGGAGAAGGCCCTTCTCAAGGAGTTCATCCGAGCAGGATCCCTCCCGAGCTTATGA